DNA from Triplophysa dalaica isolate WHDGS20190420 chromosome 9, ASM1584641v1, whole genome shotgun sequence:
CTCTCTTGTATCGATTGGGTGGTTCTATGGCCAATGTCCAAGCAAAACTCATATACTTCATGCAACTAGCATTACCAGATTCTACTGATGGAATACAAAGAGAAGCGCTGTCACTTCCTCATTCACTAGAGCTATTGTTATGCTTAGCCATACTTTTCTCATACTATTTATAGAGTAAAGAGAAATACTCTTTCTTATCTGGGGTCTCACAATCTGTGACAAAGCTACCGCCCACAGCTTTTCAACACTTTTTTAGATGTGGCTTTAAATGTGATTTCCCACCTCATCATTCCATTActtctgttttttgtctttttatgtgACGCAACTTAAAACTAACTGGGTTTGTCATTGACTAGCTCcataaaaaacatggttacaaGAAAAGTGCAATTTTGTGCAATCGCACATAAAGGAAAACTATGATGAAATTTTGTACAGTTGTAAGCTCTATTCGTGCTAATTTCTTACAACATCGTCAACTAAACAGCTATACTAGGAAATGGCCAAACAGATGCTATGTTCAACCTTAACATAGTTGATACTACTGAGAAACTTACACAATATGCATTGctaaacatttgaatgaaagTAAACCACATTGGTTTGTACTAGTAGATATTTTAAAGTAGACATTTAAGGAAGAGTTTACCCGGAAATAAAAAATTTGTGATTGActttcaaaacttgtatatgagtttcttctgtggaacacaaatggaaatattttgtgtccatataatggaagtaaatgggggttaatgttgtttggttaccaacattcttaaaaagatatttttgttctgcagaagaaggaaaatcATTTATGTCTTGTCATGActcatgagtaaatgatgaaagattttcattttttggtgacctatccctttaactcaAGCTGATTCATTGCACCACAAATACGGTTATTTTGATCCATCCGGCAAATTTAAATCTCTGGACAtctttatttagtaaaaatgaaatatttacagaacataAGCATGTTGTTGTTGCAGATGTTATAAATACATGATGTATATTCTTAATGTAATACAGACTAAACactcttcatttcttttccacaaTAGTAGGCTCAGTGAGCTTCCTTATGGTAAGTTCATTAACAAGCTTCTTCACCAAACCATTGTAAAGAGGCTCTGGatcctgaaaaacagaaaatgtaagatTTAGTGGATGGCAGAGATGTTAAGTACATGTATAGTGTATTTTaatccactacatttcataaatacatttttacgtgtttttattttaattcagtaCTTAATTACGttttcaaaattatatattttttatattaattaaactAGATTTGAATGTATCTCAGTATTAAAaggtcaaatatattttttaaatgtgctcgAAAGTAAAATATACCTAAGTACTATTCAACACAAATGGATGGCTGCAAGATATTAAACAGACAGGGATGGTAACAATCCAACTGAGTTTAACACAATTCATCACCTTCTTCTCCAATAGTCTTTGTTTCTCCACTGCTTCTTCTAAAGTCAAGCCCACCCATTCTGCTTCCCCTTCTGGGATCTCAAAATTCTGCttataagaacaaaacaaatacaaacatagtCTTAACACCACAGGTTGCTCTCGACAAACAAACAAGTTGGTAAAACATCATGTCTCGTAAAATTCGACTCACCTTGTAACGGTTATAGATCTCTCTACGGTCCGGATCATTAGGGTTGAGATCCTTATCTTTCTGCGCCAGGCGTAGAAGCATTGCACGTTTTAGATCCATTCCGAATTTGGAATTCAATTCTTGCTTGGGTGTCTGATAATGGAAGAGATATACAACCACATTGTGCGGTTACCGTCAAGAAGTAAATCTGGTGTCTTTTCAAATCCGTCCCCTTTAGACATAACCTATTTAAATTTTAACTAAATGTTAAAGACGGtgagaaattaaatgaaaaagaatgtCCCTTTGTACCATTCTTACTATTTTAAGTAAATCAAAAGATTTATAAGCAAATGATTTAACAAATTCAAGAGACTTGTAAGGACTCCTCACCTTAAGAATGTAGAAGTCAAATCCATAAGCTGCATCGATCAGGTCCAGCGTGCGAGCCGTCACTGTTACATTGAACTTTTGGTCGAGGATCTCACTGTACAGCTCTCTTTTAAACAGCTGTGGCTTCCAGGTTTTGCGCAGTCTAGTAGAAAGCTGTTAACAGATGCTTCATTATCAGTGGATGCAATATTACTGTTtgattgtgtaaatgtaaagggGTACATGTAGCTTACCTTGTCATTTTTGGCATATCTGAAGCCGGATATCCAACCTTCTCCACCCCAGAGTCCATCCTGTGATTCCGGTGGATAATAAATTGGGATGGGCACGTCCTGCACTCGCTCCCGTTGGCCGGTGTTGGGATTAGCTCTGTATTTAACACCCAGAGGTTTCCAGTGGACAGG
Protein-coding regions in this window:
- the mrpl28 gene encoding 39S ribosomal protein L28, mitochondrial isoform X1, with translation MPLHKYPPKIWEALKLQKGIYARLPQHYLRSLQDTTPPTPVHWKPLGVKYRANPNTGQRERVQDVPIPIYYPPESQDGLWGGEGWISGFRYAKNDKLSTRLRKTWKPQLFKRELYSEILDQKFNVTVTARTLDLIDAAYGFDFYILKTPKQELNSKFGMDLKRAMLLRLAQKDKDLNPNDPDRREIYNRYKQNFEIPEGEAEWVGLTLEEAVEKQRLLEKKDPEPLYNGLVKKLVNELTIRKLTEPTIVEKK
- the mrpl28 gene encoding 39S ribosomal protein L28, mitochondrial isoform X2; amino-acid sequence: MPLHKYPPKIWEALKLQKGIYARLPQHYLRSLQDTTPPTPVHWKPLGVKYRANPNTGQRERVQDVPIPIYYPPESQDGLWGGEGWISGFRYAKNDKLSTRLRKTWKPQLFKRELYSEILDQKFNVTVTARTLDLIDAAYGFDFYILKTPKQELNSKFGMDLKRAMLLRLAQKDKDLNPNDPDRREIYNRYKNFEIPEGEAEWVGLTLEEAVEKQRLLEKKDPEPLYNGLVKKLVNELTIRKLTEPTIVEKK